The following proteins come from a genomic window of Flavobacterium crocinum:
- a CDS encoding deoxynucleoside kinase, with protein MHIAIAGNIGAGKTTLTKLLAKHFKWEPHYEDVVDNPYLDDFYHQMERWSFNLQIYFLNSRFRQVQQIRESGKKIIQDRTIYEDAHIFAPNLYAMGLMTSRDFENYTSLFELMESLVKAPDLLIYLRSSIPNLVGQIHKRGREYENSISIDYLSRLNERYEAWIQTYSKGKLLIIDVDNINFVDNPEDLGDIINRIDAELNGLF; from the coding sequence ATGCACATAGCAATAGCAGGAAACATAGGCGCAGGAAAAACCACTCTGACCAAACTATTAGCCAAACATTTTAAATGGGAACCTCATTATGAAGATGTTGTTGATAATCCGTATCTGGATGATTTTTACCATCAAATGGAACGCTGGTCGTTTAATCTTCAGATTTATTTCTTAAACAGCCGTTTCCGTCAAGTGCAGCAAATTCGCGAAAGCGGAAAAAAAATCATTCAGGACAGGACTATTTATGAGGATGCGCATATTTTCGCTCCCAATTTATATGCAATGGGGTTAATGACAAGCCGAGATTTTGAAAATTATACTTCTTTGTTTGAATTAATGGAATCTCTGGTAAAAGCTCCCGATTTATTGATTTATCTAAGAAGTTCTATTCCAAATTTGGTTGGACAGATTCACAAAAGAGGGAGAGAGTATGAAAACTCTATTTCGATCGATTATTTGAGCCGTTTGAACGAAAGATACGAGGCTTGGATTCAGACTTATTCCAAAGGAAAATTATTGATTATTGATGTTGATAATATCAATTTTGTTGATAATCCTGAAGATTTAGGTGACATCATTAACAGGATTGATGCTGAATTAAACGGTTTGTTTTAA
- a CDS encoding GLPGLI family protein, producing MRKIFFYMTLMLVGTQIQAQKDFQGMAVYESKTQAPKFEMRGNRDITPEMQKNMEERMKKMLEKTFILNFDKSASIYKEEEKLDAPGQQNGMRMMFGSLTGGGGTFYKDIKTKSYTVDKEFMGKEFLVVDSLPKLDWKLEQETKQIGGYNCYKATAVKQASKTDFRNFRPKNNDDKKDEVKKTSGDTKTNFTDNFEIPKEIVVTAWYTPEIPVNQGPENYWGLPGLILEINDGTTTILCSKVVLNPKDRAQIKPSKKGKVISQKEYDETVIKKMEEFREMNRGRAGGPPPPMGR from the coding sequence ATGAGAAAGATATTTTTTTATATGACATTGATGCTTGTTGGGACACAAATTCAGGCTCAAAAAGATTTTCAGGGAATGGCTGTTTACGAATCAAAAACGCAGGCACCTAAGTTTGAAATGCGTGGCAACAGAGATATAACTCCGGAAATGCAGAAAAATATGGAGGAGCGTATGAAAAAAATGCTCGAAAAAACATTTATTTTAAATTTCGACAAATCGGCATCGATTTATAAAGAAGAAGAAAAATTAGACGCACCGGGACAACAAAATGGCATGCGTATGATGTTTGGTTCACTTACCGGTGGTGGAGGAACTTTCTACAAAGACATAAAAACTAAATCGTATACTGTTGATAAGGAATTTATGGGTAAGGAATTTCTTGTGGTAGATTCTCTGCCAAAATTAGACTGGAAATTAGAGCAGGAAACCAAACAAATTGGAGGTTATAACTGCTATAAAGCAACTGCGGTAAAACAAGCCAGTAAAACCGATTTCAGAAACTTCAGACCTAAGAATAATGATGATAAAAAGGATGAGGTTAAAAAGACTTCGGGAGATACTAAAACCAATTTTACAGACAATTTCGAAATCCCAAAAGAGATTGTAGTAACAGCTTGGTATACACCGGAAATTCCGGTTAATCAAGGGCCTGAGAATTATTGGGGACTTCCAGGTTTGATTTTAGAAATAAATGATGGAACAACAACTATTTTATGTTCTAAAGTAGTTTTAAACCCTAAAGATAGAGCACAAATAAAACCTTCTAAAAAAGGAAAAGTAATATCTCAAAAAGAATACGACGAAACGGTAATTAAAAAAATGGAGGAATTTAGAGAAATGAACCGTGGACGCGCAGGCGGACCACCACCTCCAATGGGAAGATAA
- a CDS encoding carboxypeptidase-like regulatory domain-containing protein: MNKTLFIFALLFTSICFSQSVRFDGLIQDEQKNPLEMANIMAINNGTKAMDSYGITNDKGKFQLTLKPNTSYIIKVSYLGMKSKDIALTTKSENITQNVVLDGAGIELEGVEIVREMPVSIKGDTIVYNADSFKSGTERKLEDVLKKLPGVEVNADGEIEVEGKKVSKLMVEGKDFFDGDTKLGVKNIPADAIDKIQVLRNYNEVSQLKGLENDQDNLAMNIKLKEGKKNFWFGDVTAGIGVGELDSRYIINPKLFYYSPKYSINLITNFNNIGELPLTAQDYFKFTGGFKNLMKKGGSSFNVSSNDLGISLLRNNRAKEIETKFGATNFAYSVNKAWNLSGFGILSTSKTQLETKSQTTILDSGDQQKRDENTSQKNNLGLFKLSSTYKPSDKFQFDYDILSKLTKQEEYSDLFREQIVQNVATPETIYTTKKQDPTSFNQNLNLYYTPSAKNIFAFEMQHLYQDENPFYNANLHTMPFNDEDLTGYNVDQSRNDYNQNRFVKTNKLDAKLDYYYMVTPKSNFNVTVGNTYSYQNFNSHIFQMLDNGDRNDLNDPANNNDVDYRFNDAFVGFHYKILTGKFTLTPGVSLHTYQMTNGQEGTDYSQSFTKILPDFFALYQIKKSETLTYNFSLTNDFTDINQLAAGYVLSDYSSLFRGNRTLENATSQVHSLRYFKYNMFNFENIFANATYTRKVDAIKTEAQFDGINQSSVPYNSNLADETFSGMGAYGRSFLKNYKASVNASLNWSKFNNKQDGNVRTTESFVQSYTVRASTNYKKLPNIEFGYNLLVNKYSGSTFYTDKPFAKLDYYFLDSFSFVSEYEFYHYYNGDKSVDNEYDFLSASLIYQKKNSKWEYKVSATNLLNTRYLNDDNFTQFSTRVSQYTVQPRYIIFSMKYNL, translated from the coding sequence ATGAATAAGACACTTTTTATTTTCGCCTTACTTTTTACTTCTATATGCTTCTCTCAAAGTGTCCGTTTTGACGGTTTGATTCAGGATGAACAGAAAAATCCCTTGGAAATGGCCAACATTATGGCGATTAACAATGGTACAAAAGCAATGGATTCTTATGGAATTACCAATGATAAAGGAAAATTTCAGCTGACTCTAAAACCAAATACTTCTTATATCATAAAAGTGAGCTATCTCGGAATGAAATCCAAAGACATTGCCTTAACTACTAAAAGCGAAAATATTACTCAGAATGTAGTTTTGGATGGAGCCGGAATAGAATTGGAAGGTGTCGAAATTGTTCGTGAAATGCCTGTTTCTATAAAAGGAGATACGATTGTATATAATGCAGATTCATTCAAATCAGGAACAGAAAGAAAATTAGAAGATGTTCTAAAAAAGCTTCCAGGTGTTGAGGTAAATGCCGATGGAGAAATTGAAGTGGAAGGAAAGAAAGTTAGTAAATTAATGGTAGAAGGAAAAGACTTTTTTGACGGGGATACAAAATTAGGCGTTAAAAATATACCGGCAGATGCTATTGATAAAATTCAGGTTTTAAGAAATTACAATGAAGTAAGTCAATTAAAAGGTTTAGAAAACGATCAAGATAATTTGGCTATGAATATTAAACTGAAAGAAGGGAAAAAGAACTTTTGGTTTGGTGATGTAACCGCAGGAATTGGAGTTGGCGAATTGGATAGTCGTTATATTATTAATCCAAAGCTCTTTTATTACAGTCCAAAATACAGTATCAATTTAATTACCAATTTCAATAATATTGGAGAATTGCCTCTTACGGCCCAAGATTATTTTAAATTCACGGGCGGATTTAAAAACCTAATGAAAAAAGGAGGAAGCAGTTTTAATGTTTCTTCTAATGATTTAGGAATTTCACTTTTGAGAAATAACAGGGCTAAAGAAATTGAAACCAAATTTGGAGCAACAAACTTTGCTTATTCAGTTAATAAAGCTTGGAATTTGAGCGGTTTCGGAATTCTTTCGACTTCAAAAACTCAATTAGAAACAAAATCCCAGACCACGATTTTAGATTCCGGAGATCAGCAGAAACGTGACGAAAATACAAGTCAAAAGAATAATTTAGGCCTTTTTAAATTAAGTTCAACCTATAAGCCAAGTGATAAATTTCAGTTTGACTATGATATCTTATCCAAATTGACCAAACAGGAAGAATACTCCGATTTGTTTAGAGAACAGATTGTTCAGAATGTTGCTACGCCGGAAACTATTTATACAACAAAAAAACAAGACCCAACTTCTTTTAATCAGAATTTGAATTTGTATTATACACCAAGTGCCAAAAATATTTTCGCTTTTGAGATGCAGCATTTGTATCAGGATGAAAATCCGTTTTATAATGCCAACTTGCATACAATGCCTTTTAATGATGAAGATTTGACAGGATATAACGTTGATCAATCCAGAAATGATTACAATCAGAATCGTTTTGTAAAAACGAATAAACTGGATGCTAAACTGGATTATTATTATATGGTTACGCCAAAAAGTAATTTCAATGTTACAGTAGGAAATACGTATTCTTATCAAAACTTCAATTCTCATATCTTTCAAATGTTAGATAATGGAGATAGAAATGATTTGAATGATCCGGCGAATAATAACGACGTAGATTACAGATTTAATGATGCTTTTGTAGGCTTTCATTATAAAATCTTAACCGGGAAATTTACTTTAACGCCTGGGGTAAGTCTGCATACCTACCAAATGACAAACGGACAGGAAGGAACAGATTATTCTCAAAGTTTTACCAAAATACTGCCGGATTTCTTCGCTTTATACCAAATCAAAAAATCTGAGACATTGACGTATAATTTCTCTTTGACGAATGATTTTACGGATATTAATCAATTGGCTGCAGGTTATGTTTTATCAGATTACAGTAGTTTATTTCGTGGAAATCGTACTTTAGAAAATGCTACTTCGCAAGTTCATTCGCTTCGTTATTTCAAGTATAATATGTTCAATTTCGAAAACATTTTTGCGAACGCAACTTATACCAGAAAAGTGGACGCCATAAAAACAGAAGCTCAGTTTGATGGAATTAATCAATCTTCAGTTCCCTATAATTCCAATTTAGCCGATGAAACTTTCTCTGGAATGGGGGCTTACGGACGTTCCTTTTTGAAAAATTACAAGGCCTCAGTAAATGCAAGTTTAAACTGGTCAAAGTTTAATAATAAACAAGATGGTAATGTAAGAACAACAGAAAGTTTTGTACAGAGTTACACCGTAAGGGCTTCGACAAATTATAAAAAGCTTCCAAATATCGAATTCGGATACAATCTTTTGGTAAATAAATACAGCGGTTCTACTTTTTACACCGATAAACCATTTGCCAAATTAGATTACTATTTCTTAGACAGTTTTTCTTTTGTTTCGGAATATGAATTCTATCATTATTATAACGGAGATAAATCGGTCGATAACGAATATGATTTCTTAAGTGCAAGTTTAATTTATCAGAAGAAAAACAGTAAATGGGAATACAAAGTTTCAGCTACAAACTTGTTAAATACAAGATATTTGAATGATGATAACTTTACGCAGTTTTCTACAAGAGTTTCACAATATACGGTACAGCCTCGCTACATAATCTTCTCAATGAAATACAATTTATAG